Proteins from one Chroococcidiopsis sp. CCMEE 29 genomic window:
- a CDS encoding peptidylprolyl isomerase, with protein MNHQGQAIDFFGSSIDLTEIVNFLRKNMQLKEVCQKILYQKIIEQSAQETGLTVTPEEIQAEVEHLRRTKHLEKATDTFAWLAEQMLDVEDWEVGIRDRLLEQKLSQSLFGKEVEKFFTQNQLDFDQVLLYQLIVPYEKLCQELFYQISEQEISFYEAAHLYDIDENRRYHCGYEGKLYRWNLKPEIATVVFGARAGELIGPLPTDQGVHLLIVEEFIPAELNSTRYQDILDRMFTHWLECELNYLLHSYHHNENNSIR; from the coding sequence ATGAATCATCAAGGTCAAGCCATTGATTTTTTCGGGTCATCTATCGATCTGACGGAAATAGTTAACTTCCTGCGAAAAAACATGCAATTGAAGGAAGTATGCCAGAAGATTTTGTATCAAAAAATAATTGAGCAATCTGCTCAGGAAACCGGCTTAACAGTCACTCCAGAAGAAATCCAGGCTGAGGTGGAACACCTGCGGCGGACAAAGCACCTGGAGAAGGCTACTGATACATTTGCTTGGCTAGCTGAGCAAATGCTTGATGTAGAAGATTGGGAAGTAGGCATTCGCGATCGCCTGCTAGAGCAGAAGTTATCTCAGTCTTTATTTGGCAAAGAAGTAGAAAAGTTTTTTACTCAAAATCAGCTTGATTTTGACCAGGTATTACTTTATCAATTAATTGTTCCCTACGAGAAACTTTGCCAGGAACTTTTCTATCAAATTTCTGAGCAAGAAATTAGCTTTTATGAAGCGGCTCACCTTTATGATATCGACGAGAACCGCCGTTATCATTGCGGTTATGAAGGGAAGCTTTACCGCTGGAATTTAAAGCCAGAAATAGCAACAGTGGTGTTTGGTGCCAGAGCTGGAGAATTAATTGGTCCGCTTCCTACCGACCAAGGAGTTCATCTTTTAATAGTTGAAGAGTTTATTCCAGCAGAACTTAACTCTACGAGGTATCAAGACATTTTAGATCGGATGTTTACGCATTGGTTAGAATGCGAACTTAACTATCTACTACATAGCTACCATCATAATGAAAACAACTCGATTAGATGA
- a CDS encoding HlyD family efflux transporter periplasmic adaptor subunit — translation MVNEINPESLPQVQSDEFLPSISPWTTLGGGILVVSFSAAVALASVLNYNVTVKVPATIRPAGELRIAQAATEGIVKSIEVKENQVVSKGEAIAFIDDSQLQTKKLQLQGNIQQNQLQQAQIAAQLNSLDAQIDAETRLTERAVAAAEAELRLQQQDHQEKQLVAQAEVQAAVASLDLAQEEMKRYQQLANTGAIAQLQVKTKEQAFKVAQAKLKQAQASLNPSDATVAIATERIAQEKARGLATLATLKKERENLQSTQIEAQNALSRDTKDLQQIGIELSKTFILAPTDGTILKLELRNTGQVVGVGGAIAQIAPSNAPLLVKARVAAQDIDRVKPGQQVQMQVSACPYPEYGTLKGTVTTVSADALPMASDGAAMSASPAAYEVTIQPQTRFVGDGDRQCQLQAGMEGRADIISRSETVLQFILRKARLLTDL, via the coding sequence ATGGTAAATGAAATCAATCCCGAATCGCTTCCTCAAGTTCAAAGCGATGAATTTCTCCCCTCTATCAGTCCCTGGACAACATTAGGGGGGGGAATTCTAGTTGTGAGCTTTAGCGCAGCAGTTGCTCTAGCTTCCGTCCTCAACTACAACGTTACAGTCAAAGTACCTGCAACTATCCGTCCGGCGGGAGAATTGCGAATTGCACAGGCAGCAACTGAGGGAATCGTTAAAAGCATTGAAGTAAAAGAAAATCAGGTTGTCAGCAAGGGTGAAGCGATCGCTTTTATTGACGATTCCCAACTCCAGACTAAAAAGCTGCAACTGCAAGGGAATATTCAGCAGAACCAATTACAACAGGCTCAAATCGCGGCTCAGCTCAATTCCCTGGATGCTCAGATAGACGCTGAAACCAGGTTAACGGAGCGCGCCGTTGCCGCTGCTGAAGCTGAACTGCGTCTTCAACAACAAGACCATCAAGAAAAGCAACTGGTAGCTCAAGCAGAAGTACAGGCAGCGGTAGCCTCCCTAGATTTAGCGCAGGAGGAGATGAAGCGATATCAGCAGTTGGCAAATACCGGAGCAATTGCTCAATTGCAAGTCAAGACGAAAGAACAAGCTTTCAAAGTAGCCCAAGCGAAACTCAAACAGGCACAAGCTAGTCTCAATCCGAGTGATGCAACAGTGGCAATAGCGACTGAGCGAATTGCCCAAGAAAAAGCCAGAGGGTTGGCAACTTTAGCCACGTTGAAAAAAGAGCGAGAAAACCTGCAAAGCACGCAAATTGAAGCCCAAAACGCTCTGAGCCGCGATACGAAAGACCTGCAACAAATTGGGATTGAACTGAGCAAGACTTTTATTCTTGCCCCAACGGATGGCACGATCCTTAAACTGGAGCTGCGAAACACTGGTCAGGTGGTGGGAGTGGGAGGAGCGATCGCTCAAATTGCCCCCAGTAATGCTCCTCTGTTAGTCAAAGCGCGAGTGGCGGCTCAAGATATTGATCGGGTGAAACCAGGACAACAAGTGCAGATGCAGGTTTCTGCTTGTCCCTATCCAGAGTACGGCACGCTCAAAGGCACTGTGACAACAGTGTCAGCAGATGCTCTACCAATGGCAAGCGATGGGGCAGCTATGTCCGCATCACCAGCGGCTTATGAGGTGACAATTCAACCCCAAACCCGATTTGTCGGAGACGGCGATCGCCAATGTCAGTTACAAGCCGGAATGGAGGGTAGAGCTGATATTATTTCGCGCTCTGAAACGGTACTGCAATTCATTCTTCGTAAGGCGAGGTTGCTGACGGATCTGTAA
- a CDS encoding peptidase domain-containing ABC transporter, with the protein MAKLLKKGYQCVLQASEEDCGAACLAAISRHHGKILSINRSREAVGTGQLGTTLLGLKRGGESLGFNARPVKASEEVIDRIKEVPLPAVIHWKGYHWVVLYGKRGRKYVIADPACGIRYLSKRELMAAWNGIMLLLVPDPEQFFQQSQEESIGGFGRFLQRILPYRLLLAEALLINIVLGLLSLASPFLIQILTDDVLVRGDLQLLTVVVAAVGVTTIFSSTLQLLQTTMIAHFGQRLQLGLVLEFGRKLLHLPLNYFESRRSGEIISRLRDINEINQLVSQVVAHLPSQFFVAVVSFSFMVFYSWKLTLAVMLIAAIMTVSALPFLPVLQQKTRNLLVLSAENQGVLVETFKGALVLKTTTAAPQFWDEFQSRFGRLANLTFSTIKIGIINSTFAQLISSIGGIVLLGYGSILVINKELTIGQVLAFNGMQGNVIGLFGSLISLTDEYFRSQTAVSRLLEVIDATPESVGDAQKPFAQIPSDADICCSHLNFHHPGRIDLLENFSVNLPGGKVIALIGQSGCGKSTLAKLIAGLYQPQSGNIRIGLYNLQDLSLDCLRQQVVLIPQEPHFWSRSILENFRLGNPHIPFENIVRACQIADADSFISQLPNKYQTVLGEFGANLSGGQRQRLAIARAIVNDPPLLILDEATSGLDPVSEFQVLERLLASRRGKTTIMITHRPSVINRADWVVLLDKGKLKVQGPLSVLRSNPGDHLKFFLP; encoded by the coding sequence ATGGCTAAACTGCTCAAAAAAGGTTATCAATGCGTCCTACAGGCGAGTGAAGAAGACTGTGGCGCTGCTTGCCTAGCTGCAATTTCCAGGCACCATGGCAAGATTTTGAGCATCAATCGTAGCCGGGAAGCAGTCGGAACCGGACAGCTAGGAACAACCCTGCTGGGGTTAAAGCGAGGCGGTGAATCTCTAGGTTTCAATGCCCGACCCGTCAAAGCCTCAGAGGAAGTCATAGACCGAATTAAAGAAGTACCCCTGCCAGCAGTCATTCATTGGAAAGGCTACCACTGGGTTGTGTTATACGGCAAGCGAGGCAGGAAGTACGTGATTGCCGATCCAGCTTGTGGCATTCGTTATCTGAGTAAACGGGAGCTGATGGCAGCCTGGAATGGAATCATGCTGTTACTGGTTCCAGATCCAGAGCAATTTTTTCAGCAGAGTCAAGAAGAATCGATTGGCGGCTTCGGACGCTTTTTGCAGCGGATCTTGCCGTATCGCCTGCTGCTAGCTGAAGCATTGCTGATCAATATCGTCCTAGGATTACTCTCGCTTGCTAGCCCATTTCTGATCCAAATTCTCACAGATGATGTCCTGGTGCGGGGAGATCTGCAGTTACTCACGGTTGTGGTGGCTGCCGTTGGGGTGACGACGATATTTAGTAGTACCCTGCAACTGTTGCAAACGACGATGATTGCTCACTTTGGGCAACGATTGCAGTTGGGACTCGTCTTGGAATTTGGGCGCAAACTGCTGCATCTACCCTTAAACTACTTTGAATCTCGTCGCAGCGGTGAAATCATCAGCCGACTGCGAGATATCAATGAAATTAACCAATTGGTCTCCCAAGTAGTTGCCCATCTGCCTAGCCAATTTTTTGTTGCAGTGGTTTCTTTTAGCTTCATGGTTTTCTATAGCTGGAAGCTGACACTCGCAGTCATGCTAATCGCGGCGATCATGACCGTATCAGCTCTGCCTTTTTTACCCGTTCTGCAACAAAAGACGCGCAATCTGTTAGTCTTATCAGCGGAAAATCAAGGGGTGCTGGTTGAAACGTTTAAAGGCGCACTCGTGCTGAAAACAACGACTGCTGCGCCTCAGTTCTGGGATGAATTTCAGAGCCGCTTCGGTCGGCTGGCAAATCTCACCTTCAGCACGATCAAAATTGGGATTATCAACAGCACGTTCGCGCAACTAATCAGCAGCATTGGCGGCATTGTTTTACTGGGATACGGTAGCATCCTGGTGATTAACAAGGAACTGACTATCGGTCAAGTGCTTGCCTTTAATGGTATGCAGGGGAATGTGATTGGCTTATTTGGCTCGTTGATTAGCTTGACTGATGAATATTTTCGCTCCCAAACCGCAGTCAGTCGTCTTCTAGAAGTGATCGATGCTACACCAGAATCGGTCGGAGATGCCCAAAAGCCGTTTGCTCAAATTCCGAGTGATGCTGATATCTGTTGCAGCCATCTCAACTTTCACCATCCGGGCAGAATTGACTTACTAGAGAATTTTTCGGTCAATCTGCCGGGAGGAAAAGTAATTGCGTTGATTGGCCAGTCCGGCTGTGGCAAAAGTACCCTAGCTAAGCTAATAGCAGGTTTATATCAGCCGCAGTCGGGGAATATCCGCATTGGTCTTTATAACTTACAAGATCTATCCCTCGATTGCCTGCGACAGCAAGTAGTGCTGATTCCCCAAGAACCCCACTTCTGGAGTCGCTCGATTCTGGAGAACTTCCGCTTAGGCAATCCTCACATCCCATTTGAGAACATTGTCAGAGCTTGCCAGATTGCGGATGCGGATAGCTTTATCAGTCAACTGCCGAATAAGTATCAAACTGTGCTAGGGGAATTTGGGGCAAATCTTTCTGGCGGACAACGGCAACGACTGGCGATCGCTCGAGCGATTGTTAACGATCCACCGCTACTGATTTTGGATGAAGCGACCTCTGGACTCGATCCGGTTAGTGAATTTCAAGTGCTAGAGCGGCTGTTGGCATCTCGCCGCGGTAAAACCACTATTATGATCACTCACCGTCCTAGCGTGATCAATCGTGCTGATTGGGTGGTGCTACTGGATAAAGGCAAGTTGAAAGTCCAGGGTCCTCTATCTGTTTTGCGTTCTAACCCCGGCGACCATTTAAAGTTTTTTTTACCTTAA
- a CDS encoding MvdC/MvdD family ATP grasp protein gives MNILILGNAEDAHAVHLHNALTQAGATVAYFDTRLFPTQLKISWQPDTQVGSLTLSGGNKLHFQDINSVFWRQISGVYIPTLKDANQQKVAFHDSMSLLRSLMQACPAYWVNSWQAYQFHKEKPLQLSKAKQLGVTIPATLISNNSEQIIEFAQYHKRLIFKPVYGGAHTQFVTESHLEPQRLALALNLAPVTIQEYIPGTNIRSYVVGESVYSAEIRSNSLDFREDAQAELMPIELPASVRQQCLAIAKAFMLEWTAIDWRLKPTGEYVFLEANPSPMFLHFEQKTGFPITQRLVSLLMVD, from the coding sequence ATGAATATTTTAATTTTGGGAAATGCAGAAGATGCTCATGCTGTCCATCTGCATAATGCACTAACTCAAGCAGGTGCGACAGTAGCTTATTTTGATACTCGTTTATTTCCTACACAGTTAAAAATATCTTGGCAACCGGACACTCAGGTAGGTAGTTTAACCCTATCTGGAGGAAATAAGTTGCACTTTCAAGACATCAACAGCGTGTTCTGGCGACAGATTTCTGGGGTTTATATTCCAACATTAAAAGATGCAAATCAGCAAAAAGTTGCCTTTCATGATTCCATGAGTCTGTTGCGATCGCTCATGCAAGCTTGTCCAGCTTACTGGGTTAACTCTTGGCAAGCATACCAGTTTCATAAAGAAAAACCCCTGCAACTAAGCAAGGCAAAGCAACTAGGAGTCACAATTCCAGCCACCCTGATCAGCAATAATTCCGAGCAAATTATTGAGTTCGCTCAATATCATAAACGTCTGATCTTTAAACCAGTTTATGGTGGCGCACATACCCAGTTTGTCACTGAGTCACACTTAGAACCTCAGCGGCTGGCTTTAGCCTTGAATCTTGCTCCAGTAACGATACAGGAGTACATTCCTGGTACTAATATTCGTAGCTATGTAGTCGGTGAGTCAGTTTATTCTGCCGAAATTCGCAGTAATTCTTTAGATTTCCGGGAAGATGCACAAGCTGAATTGATGCCAATAGAATTGCCAGCATCAGTGCGACAGCAATGTCTAGCGATCGCTAAAGCATTCATGCTGGAGTGGACAGCGATTGATTGGCGTTTAAAGCCAACAGGTGAATACGTGTTCCTAGAAGCAAATCCAAGTCCGATGTTTCTACACTTTGAGCAGAAAACTGGTTTTCCGATCACCCAAAGGCTAGTCAGTTTACTAATGGTTGATTAA